cgtatggaagaacatcctttgcagattcgacatTCCTAATGAGATAGTCATTGACAACGGGCGAcggttcgacaacaataagttcaagattttctgctctaagtttaacatcaacttatgttttgcctccccagcttatccccagtctaatggacaagttgaagctatcaacaaaataatcaagcgaactttgaaaaccagcttggacaaggctaaaggttgttggccagaatttataccccaagttctttggttacACCATACTTCGTATtgaacatcaacaggagaaaccccattctcacttgcctttgttacagaggcagttgtcccagttgagcttgagcaagcaacattctgAGTCcaaaactacgtgcaaagcgaaaatgacaaacaacttaccctcaacttagatctagtcgaggaacacagaaaccaggctcacttgaggaatgtcgcctacaagcagcgtatctccaactactatgactcaagggtcaaacctcgttctttcaaagtgggggactgggtattgaagaaaagattactctgcgtcagagtcccgagtgaaggaacacttagtccaaactgggatggaccgtttgaagttgttggcatcagtcgccctggctgctacaagcttagaagcttcgatggcaagacccttggccatccatggaacactgatcacttgaagtactattacaagtaaactcacattgtacaagtgttaagcttcaaccgttcgacatcctatgtaacgaagactatttggcatgaattcaataaagaggtgatttagacaactcagtcataatcctcttacattcctggcaatgaaacactcgggttcaaagcttcaacatgaatgcttccaacatgaaataaagtctaagtatatgtcaacaagactatacaaataaacgaacagtttcatagtatattcgttcaatcatacattccaacacattcatacataagccaactgtgctttgaaagggtttgacatactttgtgtcattcgacacttgctacaatgtgcctagacaccttgcctttattctcaccaaccaggtgatgaaatgtgaagaaggaactcatcttcatgccactaaccaggtgatgaaatgtacaacccgtactctccttcatgccaccaaccagacgatgaaatgtacaacccgtactctaatatcatttggcaacttgccactcatgccaccaaccaggtgaagaaggaactcatcttcatgccaccaaccaagtgatgaaatatacaacccgtactatccttcatgccaccaaccaggtgatgaaatatacaacccgtactctaatatcatttggcaaatagccattcatgccaccaaccaggtgatgaaatgtacaacccgtactctcattgccaccaaccaagtgataaaatgtacaacccgtactctaatatcatttggcaacttgccactcatgccaccaaccaggtgaagaaggaactcatcttcaagccaccaaccaggtgatgaaatgtacaacccgtactctcctacatgccaccaactaggtgatgaaatgtacaacccgtactttaatatcatttggcaacttaccattcagaccactaaccaggtgaagaaggaactcatcctcgtgccaccaaccaagtgatgaaatgtgatgaaaggtgatgaaggaactcaccttcgtaccaccaaccaagtgatgaaagcaacttaccattcattccacctaccagaagacgagtggtaaaacttgtacatgtgaactcctagcattcacaaataatcaaaaaccctcaagcttgacaactcaactagaggagcacttatgcccaacaagagttatagtcactaacaaagtcttattgcaagccaataacaacttcagtgcatggcatacgaagatcaagctattcagccttcttgcatctactttagacatttctcctctgtaacaatgcaaacactacaactcgtagaaagcttcacacactcttgatcaagacagtgtgaagcaaaaccaattcatggtgccaacaagagcttcatcaatggagggcaaccataattctcaaaagcttcacacactcttgatagAGAccgtgtgaagcaaaaccaatttatggtgccaacaagagcttcatcaatggagttcaaccacaattctcaaaagctttacacactcttgatcaagacagtgtgaaacaaaaccaatttatggtgccaacaaaagcttcatcaatgcaaggcaactacaattctcaaacattcgaagcaaattcaagattgttcgaagcaaattcaatttatatggtttatccaaacctttgactactacaaggtgtggcttgcatcataatctcttgctcaacagtatggaagcaaaatttgtatatgttgtctttcccacattttcaaatttctagtttccaaaaataaaaaaaaaataaaaaaagggaaattcaacaaagcttcatcaatggaggacaactacaaattctcaaaagcttcacactatcttgatcaagatagtgtgaagcaaaatcaattcgtggtacccaacaaagcttcaccacaaaagcttcaccaacaaaagcttcatcaatggaggacaactacaaattctcaaaagcttcacactatcttgatcaagatagtgtgaagcaaaatccattcatggtacccaacaaaagcttcaactctaaagcttcacctacaaagcttcaactccaaagcgtcacccacaaaagcttcaacacaaaatcttcacccacaaaagcttcactcacaaaagcttcaacacaaaagcttcactcacaaaagcttgacctacaaaagcttgaccaacaaaagcttcacctataaaagcttcaccaacaaaagcttaacccacaaaagcttcacccataaaagcttgatccacaaaagcttcacctacaaaaacttgacccacaaaagcttgacccataaaagcttgaatacaaaagcttcacctacaaagcttcaacaccaaagcttcacctacaaagctttaaaaaaaaaaaaatatatatatatatatatatatatatatatatatatatatatatatattttgggaaattcaaaaattcaaaaattcaaaaattcgaaaattcaaaaattcaaaaatcgaaaaaaataatcgaaaaaaataatttcgaaaaaaaaaaattgcctaggcctcattttctttgggcctaacaactttcataacaaatatatatgaagaaggagttttgggctaccacttagaaaggaaatgcctcatttgtcaactttctcgaccggagacttgggggactcttaccatatgctactgcaccttgatactcggaagtatcacgaccactcaatgacttggatttttcaagtctccaaacgagaagttttcctcactcaggaaattaagggagcactacctcaacctacatgcttcactcacaaagtttcaacatacaagcttcaacaaaaggaaaaattcaaagaacttagtgaagaagaccttggtgtatttaacacaatacgttgaaatgaagcaaaggttgtttattgatatctccgataagttacaaatatgtacatatacatgaatcaaaataaacaaacaagagggaaccttcacaaaggttgctcaggagaagtctcagaagtcggcagagccccagaaagaggaggcaccagagggtgattattcggagcctcagtactaggcagaaccccagaaggaggaggcaccgaaggttgatcatttggagcttcattacacgatacagccctagaagacgaaggcaataaatgcctttggaacaaacctacaaacctctgatgatcaagtaaaatctgaccattagattcATGCAGctagtcgagcttcctcttcatgtttgtagtatagtcatgtgcgagcctgtgcaactgtttattctcatgcttgagccctctgatatcctgtttgagacttatcacttcagccgccaatgattcaacttggcgggttcgagcaaataggcgttgggccttattagacacataacctgcacactgaacactgagagctagagaatccttaacagccaactcaccagatcgtttggaaagtagtctgttatctttgggagtgagaaggttcctggccaccaccgcagcggtcatatcattcttcatcacagagtccccaacggtaaaataaccagtaggggataagaaagatgagcgccatatgttgtcttgaaaaggcatggctgcctcttcaccaaagttcaagtcaaaatgacgatTAGAttggccagacattctcagaaatgatgaaggagaaatgaggtgcaataaatctctaaagtaaggggaaacttcctacaagcaataactctctgaatatactcattgcacacaattggtgcccttataaaagaaagggcaataaggccgttggttcaaaaatcgaaaaggcaccactctccaaatttcgaaaaggcaccactttccacacgcaacatcagctccttaggtaccacatataactttgccaaagatctctgacaaagtttagacacataaattttgaaggtccagctaccctactattacccacaagggtaaatgaacaACATCACTGTTTGATAAcaagaaagtcccaatgtgtgtcaacctctgtgctccatggcaaggcagactggcaaaaatgcctaacctttactaacattcgagaaaacactcacaacaagattgcttgctcaaaaatcgaagaggaaccactctccgaatctcgagagccagactcccaataggattactttctaaaaaatcgaagagacactgctatccgaatttcaagagtcagactcccaacatgattgctttctaaaaaatcgaagaggcaccattctctgaatctcgagagccagatccccgacaagattgcttgtttgaaaaccgaagaggcaccactttccgaacttcgagagccagatttccttggataaagcttgtctgcaatcttcacacgcaacatcagctttccagataccatagacaattttttcaaagcgctctgacaaagttaaaacatgtgaagcttgcagctcccactacattgctatgaccaagaaaggtaaagaaATAgtattattacttgctcaaaaatcgaagaggcaccaccctccgaatctcgagagccagactcccaacaggattactttcttaaaaatcgaagaggcactgctctccgaatctcaagagccagacttccaacaggattgctttttcaaaaatcgaagaggcaccgctctccgaatctccagagccagatccccgacaggattgcttgttcgaaaatcaaagaggcatcgctttccgaacttcaagagctagatttccttggataaagcttgtctgcaatcttcacacgcaacatcagctttccaaataccacataccactttttcaaagtgctctgacaaagttaaaacacatgaagcttgcaattcccactacattgctacgaccaagaagggtaaaggaataacaatattacttgatgttaaggagactcctatatatgtcgacctccatccttcaCAAcgaggcaaacctgcaaataaaaaaaaatgctcaacttttcttcacatccgagagggcactctcagcagagtttctcgaaatactcatcttcttttcctccctaatacctttgcaaacaagccacaccaaagcaagagtatctcatatcatcagggttaaaaggaagagtatcccatatcatgctttttccttatcttttccattggccttgttcttacctgtaagacaaggagaaagagagcaatcagtcagcatttggaatcaagcttctagtcaggaactgactgcctggaacctcttgcctgattacttacctggcattgctctcgagcactcatcttcaacatcttatgcttccagagaagataccacatctggctgaggaacaaatagggcaagtgagaaggatacaaggaagcatgtggagacaagcgtaacagaacacatgccgatacatccactactttgtcaacaacaaaagtatcccatatcatcagggtcgaacgtactctagatttgatagacttgttttgaccctcaaattcttgagtcggccttatactctggaggaaactagaaaaacctccagcctagttcaataataagcctgtggaaagttacttcttcaaaagcaaaagtatctcatatcatctcttctccatttgcttttccttatccttggtgctatttacgacacaaggagaaggagaacaatcaacctgaagctgaagtcgaaccttcgatccaggttgcttacttggaagtctgattgcttaccttgtctgttacctcattcggcaagtctcctagcttggcgacttgggggactcctactatagggtttgtatcgcacttgaccaagcccgaaactacaagtaagcttcaagtgaaattgatacattaccttgtgcatcttcatcggttaaagataccacccctggattgaggaaaagtacttccagagaagatgccacatctacatatgagacagataaggcaagtgaaaatgataccacacttcggtacttaaaagtttcgtgattacttaatggcttggatcttggaAGTTCCCAACCGAGgggcttccctcactcgggaacttaggggagcactgtttgtaccatacttgactaatctcaaaactactgagcaccggtcaacgttataccatcaagaacccagaagagtttccatccaactaggaggccaatcacagcgcgacacgtgtcgacatcagaagccaatcatagcgcgacacgtgtcaacatcagaagccaatcacaacacgaaacgtgtcaatgtcagaatgaaactagaaactctcttctataaatagagatcattctcacaatatttccgaatgtcatttgtactaaatcattcactagtactcactaaaggagagcttgaacctatgtacttgtgtaaacccttcacaattaatgagaactcctctactccgtggatgtaaccaatctgggtgaaccacgtacatcttgtgtttgcttccctgacCCCATctatttacttacttatccacactagtgatcggagcaatctagcgaaggtcacaaacttaacactttctgttgtaccaaagtcctcgctgattttgtgcatcaacactttCCATTCGAAAAATCACCATATCTTCCATAAAAATTAAAGTTTCCAACCAAATTACCGTGgccataatatttttaaaattcctAGCTATACTTATAATTGTCAAACCACTAATTTCACCACCATTTTCTTTTATCTTCATCAATGACTAGTTGGCTGGAAAAGATTCTACGATACCTAACCAATACACATcatactttcttttccttttttttttttttcattctcaCAGCCCACACAAGGAGCTTTTCTTCCAGAACACTGGGCCTTTGTGCCCATCCATTTCTCACATCCACAGGCCTTTCTAGCCCAATTTCTCATTCACGGGCctttttcacccaatttcacaTGCATAGGCCTTTTCGCCCAATTTCACATTCACGGGTCATTTTCGCCCAATTTCACATGCACGGGCTTTTTTCGCCCATTGGATATTGACTAATGTGAAtggtttaaaaattaaaaatatgatgattttcctaacgttaaaAATATGatgattttcctaacgttactTATCATATGATAATAACTAGCCGCTTGGAAATGTTAGTGAGACTTACTGCTTCTCTAGCATAGTGGATGCGATATAAGTTCCCCTCATTTCGGAGCTTTTCTTCCATTTCTGTGTATGAATCCAACATTGCCTGATAGCAAACTTTCATGTACTGTGGCAGACGATCCATGGCAGAGATATCCCACCTGATGGTGATCAGAAATTCAAAATAAGAGCATATATAATAACCAAAGCCTCCTCCAAAATCCTTTTAAATTTACTAATTAATGTAAGACTTCTGCATTCACGTAGGATACCACTGTGCCTTCACTTGTGGCCCAAGGTCCgtttaaaaatatcaaaatatatCAACGAAATATTGTGGATATATGACTAATCAAGGGGACATATTTGTTGTAATTTGTCTGTTTGTTAAATCATGTAATTGTGTAAACTTAAAGTAGAATCATAATagcatttaaaaattaaattttcataGACTTTGTATTACCGCTAAGATAATAAAACTTATCATAATTaggatttatttttgtttttaagatAAAAGAAGAGATGAAGAGAGTGAAAGAGAACATGGGAGtggaagaaagagaagagaggtttattttttattttttaaaattagagACGTTAAAATTATATGTGGTtgatgctttaaaaaaaaagcaaattttgtcacttagtactacggtttaatgATATTCCTCGTTACTTGTAAGTtagaggtcttaagtttgattctcgccaaagataTATTTGagccacattattgctaaccgttgtgaggctaagctcaccccctCCCCTTAATGTAAAGAAtgtcgtttttttttatttttaaatttgttctTATAATTACTAAATTGCCCATAATTTTATTTCTATTCAGTTTTAATTAAAGTGTTAAAATTATAACTTCCTAAAGTTTTGATTAACAACCAAAgttctattaatatgtagtttaaataAATAAGCAAAGGATCATagggtttatatatataattctcaTACACTTGACCCGTTCCCTCTCTCCTgacccaagtttttttttttaattttttttttaacaaatgatattatctacactaaggggtaaGGGTAGACTTAGCATCACAATGAtgtagcaataatatgatttaaattcacctttggtgagaaatgaacctaagacctctcatttacaaatgaagaggaatatcactacaccgtagtactaagtggtcaCTTTTAAAGTTAGTTTTACAGTAATATTCAATTTATAAGTATAAATTATTGTAGAAAaccattataaatatatataaaatcatGGTGCGTTTTATTCCTTGTTCATTAACCAGTCCAATCAAACcaaaagttctttgaattttttttcttccaaataaTAGATATGAGTACAAATTAATGAACATATTCTAAAgtctcatttaaaaaaaaattattattgacacttctcattttgcactctaaactttctatatttacaaaaaataaatacaatgtaaggagtgtaaaatgagatttttagagtaacaataacaattttgtaaaaaatttcttttttttttttcacaactttCATCCTTTATAATTATGAGCTGTTACcaatattgtcacatcccagaccAGATTCGTCGTAatatgatattgtccgctttaggccccgaccacggTCTCACGGTTTTATTTATGGGAAATCAGATGAgaatttcccagtgggtcacccatcctaggattgctttTACCCGAACTCTCTTAatttcggagttctgatggaatctGAAGTCAGTGAGTTCCCAAGAGGCTTCGTGCTATATGGAAGtggacatgtacatataagacacatcaccccctctccgttggtcgatgtgggatgttacaaatatgaatatttccattgaaatttccCTATTTTAGCGCTTGAGTCAAGTGATATGTGTCATCATTTGTAAGTGATTATTAGCGAATGATGATATAAAAAGGGAATTAAAATTGGAGATTGAGCCAAATTCCAAACCTCTCAACAGCTTCAGTAAAGAGCTCTAGTTCTTCAAATGTGCCATAGACATCATAGATGTCATCAATACCCACAATAAGGCCAATTACTTTGCTTAATGTCATCCGAGCAAAGTCATATTGAGGTTCAAAGTAGCACCCTAACCCCCAAAGGTAGCTCTCAACAATTCTGTCTCTTGCAAAAGGTAGTTTGCTTACAAAATCCAAGTCCTTCGACCACCTGCATCAGTTAATTAAGTGGACAACAATTTGTTTAAATAGCTAGTAGAACAAAGTAGTCAGATTCTTTAAATTTAAGTGTAGTTAATTGGTTTTGTGTAACCTTGAAATTTCACTTAGTTCTTTCTGATGGACTTGCTGCAAGAGATTGAAATCCAACTTTGCAAAAGTTAAGAGAGTTTCATTATGTGAATCGTCTTCCTGGTAAATGGACAAGTAACGCCTTGCTTCTAGCCTTGGGTTGCCCTTCCAAAATGGCTTGTACAATGCATGAGTTACGAGTTTCGAAAGCGGGGAGCTCAAACGATTTTCTACCGACTTCAAATGAGTGGTGGTGAAGGTTAATGCCTCTTCTAGTATATCCTCACCGTGTACCCTTAGCTGTGTTGCTTCGTACAAGCTTAATAGTCCGATGACATCATTGACAAGTGACTCCTTAAATTTGCCATCATCGTCCTTAAACTTGTTGAACATTTCTGCTTCCCAAATTCATGCATTATGTAAttggagaaaaaaataaaattaaatcgAAAGTTATATAATTAAGTGTGAGTGTCAAGAAGGGAGGGACTTACCACATGATATATCATAACCTTGTTGTCTAAGCAATCGATAATATAGAGCATCTGCGTGAAGGTTGTGATCGTCATCCCTCCCTTAGTGTTGGTGACTACCGTCATAAGAATCCTTGCGAATTTGCTACAAAACTTCATCAATCTCATCCTTAAAATGGTAGGAGACGCTTAAGCGTTGAATCGTATCGACCAAATCCAGCTTATCTGAATGCTTACAAGGCGTTGGAGCCAATATCATTCTCTTCCCATTTTCCTCTTGTTTGTACCAtgtttagggcctccgtatttagacctcatataaatacttggatgactcaaatgtaattatgtgataaatgaaggggctgatgcgatgaaagttaagcactcaaattaaacccttttttgacaattgtagtatatgtataagtagggatcgttctagacgaggaattaggagggattgctaatctaaactaaactgacttacaaaaagaaacttaaaaacacttaactagactctatagactcaaaacacttaaaaacacaaactaaaacagattctaactaattagacacattAAAGTAAAGGgagattgggttttggacgaaaataaagtaaaacaaaacagaaactagaactaaacagatttgcacgaaattggttgttttggatggatgatgggctagctagaaggtctttctccacacatgacacacttgcatacaaatcaatctccaattgcttttcaataaactatgatgctcaacaccccagattaactgtgatgcacaaattaaccctcagattttcctttactcattgaattggatgaatgcatgcgacaacccaaatcattatctgaaagtcccctatatgaatgcataatagagatacaattaaagatcattaagttccatgaaaatcataagcgttgGCGAgacaattgtaactatgaatgcatgatacgtttgccaagaattcaattaacgcgattgtgacaagcaaccttcactactcatgaatataaacttgtaacgattaggtgaaacttatttatatcctagcatcaaattcatgcatgaaaactaagtatgcatccttaataaacatacacaaatccgttatgaataaaatagataattgaattgcaatcacaacttatcaaatcacaattggaagaaatcaattcatattgcaaatatattcatggtttcgaattctcctctagccaaaagaggtttagttcctcatacttgcaattaaacagaaacaattgaaattaaacattgaaaaccaaagtagaatacacctagaatgctccagcaatccaaattgaatgactagcacaactccaagcaatcctccttccttgcaaatatgcggcaccaaggtgtgagtggtgaatggatggtctcttgtggtggtggatggatataggtgagttatggtgaagggtggagagttgtgtagatgatgtggtgtctttggatgatagcccccaaattatggtgaagggtgaatgtaatgggtgtagtgggtggatgtttggtaatgagtggatgtaatgggtgtagtgggttgtggtaatgagtggatgtaatgggtgtagtgggtggatgtttggagaatggatgtgttgggtgaaatgagtggatgtagtggtaggtgaatgtgttgggtgaaatgagtggatgtagtggtaggtgaatgtgtgtgttgggtgaaatgagtgtgctaaaatggttatttatagggagaggatgatgtacaaacttcaaatttcgtccattccttttgctccaagcatatgccatccattccatgcctaaaaatgctccaaaatgctccaaaatgcacttctttgccacattaaccctttggacctacaaacacacgaaaatagcttaaaatactaaaataactacgaactaacaacataaatgccaagaaacaagctaactaagtcgtataaatatgctcctatcaggggcaaatatgtaataagtaaagagcccttattctataaaaggactcctcactctcctcattgaagaatgccaattcttaggcctgagatccccaaACTCCCTCACATTTAGAGAGCCTCattctcacattacagaggctctctccctcacaatcttctcagagaaatacaataatcagtgtggacgtagcccaaacattggggtgaac
This window of the Malus domestica chromosome 03, GDT2T_hap1 genome carries:
- the LOC103429606 gene encoding (-)-germacrene D synthase-like is translated as MFNKFKDDDGKFKESLVNDVIGLLSLYEATQLRVHGEDILEEALTFTTTHLKSVENRLSSPLSKLVTHALYKPFWKGNPRLEARRYLSIYQEDDSHNETLLTFAKLDFNLLQQVHQKELSEISRWSKDLDFVSKLPFARDRIVESYLWGLGCYFEPQYDFARMTLSKVIGLIVGIDDIYDVYGTFEELELFTEAVERWDISAMDRLPQYMKVCYQAMLDSYTEMEEKLRNEGNLYRIHYAREAVSLTNISKRLVIII